Proteins encoded by one window of Methanocalculus alkaliphilus:
- a CDS encoding ribose-phosphate diphosphokinase, with amino-acid sequence MKVVCTEKTQILGARVAGELGAPLGEVKVSRFPDGELYLRALNLDDETVIVSSLTDNDAFVELLLLIDACEGSEVTLVLPYMGYARQDKRFHPGEPISVRAVAQALSRGVRRIVTVNIHEPAVLQYFRVPAENISIAPAVGAYLSSTGIADPLILAPDDGASAFARGVASGAGWEYDHLEKTRLSGHEVRIEPKNLDVNGRSVVIVDDIISTGGTLATAAEMLGDLGALSIQAACVHGVFSGGGYARLIAAGFSDVASSDTIERGCSKFSAAHSIAGALRR; translated from the coding sequence ATGAAGGTCGTATGCACGGAAAAAACCCAGATTCTCGGAGCACGAGTTGCCGGGGAGCTGGGCGCCCCCCTGGGTGAGGTGAAGGTTTCCCGGTTCCCTGATGGAGAGCTGTATCTCCGGGCATTGAACCTTGATGATGAGACGGTGATCGTCTCGTCACTGACTGATAATGATGCCTTTGTCGAGCTCCTCCTTCTGATCGATGCCTGTGAGGGATCTGAGGTGACTCTGGTCCTTCCATATATGGGATACGCCCGCCAGGATAAGCGGTTCCATCCGGGTGAGCCGATCAGTGTCCGGGCAGTCGCCCAGGCATTGAGCAGGGGTGTTCGACGGATCGTCACGGTCAATATCCATGAGCCTGCGGTGCTGCAGTACTTCAGGGTGCCTGCAGAGAACATATCCATCGCACCGGCAGTCGGGGCATACCTCTCCTCCACCGGTATTGCTGATCCCCTCATCCTCGCTCCGGATGATGGTGCATCGGCGTTTGCCAGGGGGGTTGCCTCTGGTGCCGGATGGGAGTATGATCACCTTGAGAAGACCCGCCTCTCCGGCCACGAGGTCCGGATCGAACCCAAGAACCTTGATGTCAACGGACGAAGCGTCGTTATCGTTGATGATATCATCTCGACAGGGGGAACGCTGGCAACCGCAGCAGAGATGCTTGGAGATCTTGGTGCCCTGAGCATCCAGGCTGCCTGTGTGCATGGTGTCTTCTCAGGCGGGGGATATGCCCGCCTCATCGCTGCCGGCTTCTCGGATGTCGCCTCAAGCGATACCATCGAGCGTGGCTGTTCAAAGTTCTCTGCCGCTCACTCGATCGCCGGGGCACTCAGGCGATGA
- the lonB gene encoding ATP-dependent protease LonB translates to MDTEKLTDEPVVEQDEEGLFGEIDLVTTADIEVPQSLIDQVIGQEQAVEVIKKAAIQRRHVMMIGTPGTGKSMLAKAMSELLPKEEMQDILVYPNSDDNNNPLIRTVPSGRGKEIVTAHKMEARKRAQWRNMLMLLIVFGIIGYALISGMLLMGIIAVAFIFLAFRTMMPRDDVMVPKLLVSTSKDAKAPFIDATGSQAGALLGDVRHDPFQSGGLETPSHDRVEAGAIHRSHKGVLFIDEINTLTPHSQQNLLTALQEGEFPITGQSERSSGAMVRTEAVPCRFVMIAAGNLDAMQGMHPALRSRIRGYGYEVFMKETIDDTPKNREKFIRFIAQEVKNDGKIPPFDRSAISEVIREARRRSNRKGHLTLKLRDLGGLVRVAGDIARGEGAEVTTAQHVIMAKETARSVEDQISDEYIRRSRDYDLTIVSGTAIGKVNGLAVMGSDSGSVLPIVAEVTPAQGATGTVIATGLLKEIAQESIKNVSAILKKFTGKDIRNIDIHVQFIGTYQGVEGDSASVSVATAVISAIEGIPVRQDVAMTGSLSVRGDVLPIGGVTYKIEAAAKAGIKQVFIPASNLGDVLIENRYKSMIEIIPVSHIEEILERALVPENREGFLVKLQKLAEHAVRSQNSQNQTEQGVA, encoded by the coding sequence ATGGATACGGAAAAACTGACTGATGAGCCGGTGGTGGAACAGGATGAGGAAGGACTCTTCGGTGAGATCGACCTTGTCACAACGGCAGATATCGAAGTACCCCAGTCTCTCATCGATCAGGTGATCGGTCAGGAGCAGGCAGTCGAGGTGATCAAAAAAGCAGCGATCCAGCGACGGCATGTGATGATGATCGGAACACCAGGTACCGGCAAGTCGATGCTTGCAAAGGCGATGTCCGAGCTACTTCCAAAAGAGGAGATGCAGGACATTCTCGTCTATCCAAACTCTGATGACAATAACAACCCCCTCATCCGGACGGTTCCGTCGGGGAGGGGAAAGGAGATCGTTACCGCACATAAGATGGAGGCACGAAAACGGGCACAATGGCGGAATATGCTGATGCTGTTGATCGTCTTTGGTATCATCGGGTATGCCCTCATCTCGGGAATGCTTCTGATGGGTATCATCGCTGTAGCCTTCATCTTCCTCGCCTTCAGGACAATGATGCCCCGTGACGATGTGATGGTCCCAAAGCTCCTTGTATCAACCAGCAAGGATGCCAAGGCACCCTTCATCGATGCGACGGGATCCCAGGCAGGGGCTCTCCTCGGCGATGTCCGCCACGACCCGTTCCAGTCCGGAGGACTTGAGACCCCGTCCCATGACCGTGTCGAGGCAGGAGCCATCCACCGCTCCCATAAAGGGGTTCTCTTCATCGATGAGATCAATACCCTCACCCCGCATTCACAGCAGAACCTCCTCACCGCCCTCCAGGAGGGGGAGTTCCCGATCACCGGGCAGAGCGAGCGTTCAAGTGGTGCGATGGTCAGGACCGAGGCAGTCCCCTGCAGGTTTGTCATGATCGCCGCAGGCAACCTCGATGCGATGCAGGGGATGCATCCTGCCCTCAGATCCCGTATCCGTGGCTACGGGTACGAGGTCTTCATGAAGGAGACGATCGATGACACCCCGAAGAACCGCGAGAAGTTCATCAGGTTCATCGCCCAGGAGGTCAAGAATGACGGAAAGATCCCGCCATTTGACCGCAGCGCCATCAGCGAGGTGATCCGGGAGGCACGGAGGCGGTCGAACCGGAAAGGGCATCTCACCCTGAAGCTCCGTGATCTCGGCGGCCTTGTCCGTGTCGCCGGGGATATCGCACGCGGGGAAGGTGCAGAAGTAACGACAGCACAGCATGTCATCATGGCAAAAGAGACCGCCCGTTCTGTCGAAGACCAGATCTCAGACGAATATATCAGGCGGAGCCGGGACTATGACCTCACCATCGTCTCGGGAACGGCCATCGGGAAGGTCAACGGGCTTGCGGTGATGGGGAGCGACTCGGGATCGGTCCTTCCGATCGTTGCCGAAGTGACCCCTGCACAAGGGGCAACCGGGACAGTCATCGCAACCGGTCTCTTAAAGGAGATCGCACAGGAGTCGATCAAAAACGTCTCTGCGATCCTGAAGAAGTTCACCGGGAAGGATATCAGGAATATCGATATCCATGTCCAGTTCATCGGCACCTACCAGGGCGTCGAAGGGGACTCTGCATCAGTGTCGGTAGCAACAGCGGTCATCTCAGCCATCGAAGGCATCCCGGTCAGGCAGGATGTCGCCATGACCGGATCACTCTCGGTCAGGGGGGATGTCCTCCCTATCGGCGGTGTCACCTATAAGATAGAGGCGGCTGCCAAAGCCGGGATCAAACAGGTCTTCATCCCGGCATCAAACCTGGGCGATGTTCTCATCGAGAACAGATACAAGAGTATGATAGAGATCATTCCGGTCTCCCATATCGAAGAGATCCTTGAGCGTGCCCTCGTCCCCGAGAACCGGGAAGGCTTCCTTGTCAAGCTCCAGAAGCTTGCCGAGCATGCCGTCCGGTCCCAGAACTCACAGAACCAGACCGAACAAGGTGTTGCATAA
- a CDS encoding TldD/PmbA family protein, whose translation MDTNLRYWDLRYVSGEHTGIDIDNGEIEAAGVSFFSKAVIRALGPKGWGIVTVAPFDPDDRTSLSAYLSRAEKAAVVTREDVVLAEAENRTILPVPSMKEDPREVPLEEKAALLMEITQAASVPGVTSTRGTYTERSETVFFLDSTGYETSHTICRSGFSAMAVARRNGMMEMGYVRDHTIDGLNIRHRGSEGEKAGNRAVALLDAKKPKGGRMRAVLDPELGGVFAHEAVGHASEGDLVKEGASVLKNQIGEAIGSPVVTIIDDPTFRSFGFEPVDAEGIGGIRTVIIEDGILKRYLHSRETLAAVGSGDAGHARAMPGNVPIVRMSNTYIAEGDASYDEIIEECRDGILLAGSRGGQVDPGRGVFQFNAEYGYLIEGGELKEMVKDVSLSGEILQTLHSITLCGNDLRMHPGYCGKGGQSVPVSDGSPHLLLEEAIIGGSGDV comes from the coding sequence ATGGATACAAACCTCAGGTACTGGGATCTCCGATATGTCAGCGGAGAGCATACAGGAATAGATATCGATAACGGAGAGATTGAGGCGGCAGGCGTCTCGTTCTTCTCAAAGGCGGTCATCCGTGCCCTCGGCCCGAAAGGGTGGGGGATCGTGACCGTCGCCCCCTTCGACCCTGACGACAGGACCTCGCTCTCTGCATATCTGAGCAGGGCAGAGAAAGCCGCAGTCGTCACCCGGGAGGATGTCGTCCTTGCCGAGGCAGAGAACCGGACGATCCTTCCTGTTCCGTCGATGAAGGAGGATCCACGTGAAGTTCCCCTCGAGGAGAAGGCGGCACTCCTGATGGAGATTACACAGGCAGCCTCCGTTCCTGGCGTCACCAGCACCCGTGGAACCTATACCGAACGGAGCGAGACGGTCTTCTTCCTCGACTCGACGGGATATGAGACCTCACATACCATCTGCAGATCAGGCTTCTCCGCAATGGCTGTCGCCAGACGCAACGGCATGATGGAGATGGGGTATGTCCGCGATCATACGATTGACGGGCTCAACATCAGGCACAGGGGATCGGAGGGAGAGAAGGCCGGAAACCGTGCCGTCGCACTCCTTGATGCAAAGAAGCCGAAAGGAGGACGGATGCGGGCAGTCCTTGATCCCGAGCTTGGCGGTGTCTTTGCCCATGAGGCGGTCGGCCATGCAAGCGAGGGGGATCTCGTCAAGGAAGGAGCATCGGTCCTTAAAAATCAGATCGGTGAGGCAATAGGGAGCCCGGTCGTCACGATCATCGATGATCCGACCTTCAGGTCATTTGGATTTGAGCCGGTCGATGCTGAAGGGATCGGGGGGATTCGAACGGTTATCATCGAGGATGGTATCCTGAAACGGTACCTCCACTCACGGGAGACCCTTGCAGCAGTCGGATCCGGGGATGCCGGCCATGCACGGGCGATGCCCGGAAATGTCCCGATCGTCCGGATGAGCAACACCTATATTGCAGAAGGGGATGCCAGCTACGATGAGATCATCGAGGAATGCCGGGATGGCATCCTCCTCGCGGGCTCCCGTGGCGGCCAGGTCGATCCCGGCCGTGGCGTCTTCCAGTTCAATGCCGAGTACGGATATCTCATCGAAGGGGGCGAGCTGAAGGAGATGGTCAAAGACGTCTCACTCTCAGGAGAGATTCTCCAGACACTCCATTCCATAACCCTCTGTGGAAATGATCTCCGTATGCATCCGGGGTATTGTGGAAAGGGGGGACAGAGCGTCCCTGTATCGGACGGATCGCCCCATCTTCTCCTTGAAGAAGCGATCATCGGAGGAAGCGGCGATGTTTGA
- a CDS encoding TldD/PmbA family protein → MFEGIEDEIIEYGMGIVDEVEVACIRSESVSIELKKTVPAHAGESYGTGLVIRVIDGGRIGSSSTNSPGTWRSCLDQAIASARLAEAVPWGGLPGPVPLSGEPLSFDPSVRLDPDLALSTCNELLQGAEEYPDADVVGGGAGFSLSTVLLANSAGIRYHEEHSSVSASLEAIADQSTGFEYDRSAFMDIDPQAIGRTAAELATGSRNGLPIDTGTYDLLFSPMAFASLAASLLQSALNGRNVHMGRSFLAGKLGEVIASEDLTVTDDPFYQRGLGSTRFDAEGVPTSRMELIKDGILTSYLYDLKTAYRFGTKSTGNAAHGGPGGGVGIGVHNMVFDAERMAEPGEGTCIYIHDVIGAHTANPLTGDFSVEVQNSFFMEDGVKGDPIRKAMLAGNIFEMLGKIIGMGETPRRVGSVIVPPVRVSDMRLVG, encoded by the coding sequence ATGTTTGAAGGTATTGAAGATGAGATCATCGAATACGGGATGGGTATCGTCGATGAAGTTGAGGTCGCCTGCATCAGGAGTGAGAGCGTCTCGATTGAGTTGAAGAAGACCGTCCCGGCTCATGCAGGAGAGTCATATGGCACCGGCCTCGTCATCAGGGTCATTGATGGCGGAAGGATCGGATCCTCGAGTACAAACAGCCCCGGGACATGGCGTTCCTGCCTCGATCAGGCGATAGCAAGCGCCCGCCTGGCAGAAGCAGTCCCATGGGGAGGCCTTCCCGGACCGGTCCCACTCTCCGGCGAACCACTGTCATTCGATCCCTCGGTCAGGCTCGACCCTGATCTCGCCCTCTCCACCTGTAACGAGCTTCTCCAGGGCGCAGAAGAGTATCCCGACGCAGACGTCGTCGGTGGGGGGGCAGGTTTTTCACTCAGTACGGTCCTCCTCGCAAACTCTGCCGGTATCCGATACCATGAGGAGCACAGCTCGGTCTCCGCATCCCTTGAGGCGATTGCGGATCAGTCCACCGGGTTTGAGTATGACAGATCCGCATTCATGGATATCGATCCCCAGGCAATCGGCCGGACCGCTGCCGAACTGGCAACCGGCTCGAGAAACGGCCTTCCCATCGATACCGGAACCTATGATCTCCTCTTCTCGCCGATGGCATTTGCAAGCCTCGCCGCGTCGCTCCTCCAGTCGGCACTGAACGGACGAAATGTCCATATGGGCCGATCCTTCCTCGCCGGGAAGCTCGGAGAGGTGATCGCATCCGAGGATCTGACCGTCACCGACGATCCTTTCTACCAGCGGGGGCTTGGAAGTACCCGGTTCGATGCGGAAGGCGTCCCCACATCCCGGATGGAACTCATAAAAGACGGTATTCTCACCTCCTATCTCTATGATCTCAAGACCGCATACCGGTTTGGGACGAAGAGCACCGGAAACGCAGCCCATGGCGGGCCCGGCGGCGGAGTCGGAATAGGGGTTCATAATATGGTCTTTGATGCCGAGCGGATGGCTGAGCCCGGCGAGGGGACCTGCATCTATATCCACGATGTCATCGGCGCCCATACCGCCAACCCGCTCACCGGAGACTTCTCGGTCGAAGTGCAGAACTCCTTTTTCATGGAAGACGGAGTCAAGGGTGATCCCATCAGAAAAGCGATGCTCGCCGGGAATATCTTTGAGATGCTCGGAAAGATCATCGGGATGGGGGAGACCCCACGCCGGGTTGGATCAGTCATCGTCCCTCCTGTCCGGGTATCGGATATGCGTCTTGTCGGGTAG
- a CDS encoding 4Fe-4S binding protein, translating to MKKVLQRWCIDHEIPLIGVADAARWKGEVLEEYHPDSIYPGCRSVIVIGLPIHLPSIESSPSIQYREMYRTVNALLDQYTYRIAERLNQAGLPSVSIPRDGYAGIEALIKNPVAFFSHRHAAYLAGLGTFGLNNMLLTPEYGPRVRFGSVLTTAVIEPDPIRADDLCTRCMECVTYCPVRAVSPEGYPEGKTNKEACAKYSAALSRKAISPCGICIKVCPIGSDRILYGREDTGIYRKEGGDPTLQRAWEHIRRHGSL from the coding sequence ATGAAGAAGGTTCTGCAACGCTGGTGTATAGATCATGAGATTCCCCTCATCGGGGTGGCGGATGCAGCACGATGGAAGGGAGAAGTTTTGGAGGAGTACCATCCGGATTCGATCTACCCGGGATGCAGATCCGTCATCGTCATCGGCCTCCCCATCCATCTCCCATCCATCGAATCGTCCCCATCAATCCAGTACCGGGAGATGTACAGAACCGTCAACGCCCTCCTTGACCAGTACACCTACCGGATAGCAGAACGGCTCAATCAGGCCGGACTCCCCTCCGTCTCGATCCCACGGGACGGATACGCGGGAATTGAGGCGTTGATCAAAAATCCGGTCGCCTTCTTCTCACACCGCCATGCCGCATACCTCGCCGGCCTTGGGACATTCGGGCTGAATAATATGCTCCTCACACCAGAATATGGACCACGCGTCAGGTTCGGATCAGTCCTGACAACCGCAGTCATCGAGCCGGATCCCATCCGGGCTGATGACCTCTGCACCCGGTGCATGGAATGTGTCACATACTGCCCTGTCAGGGCCGTCAGTCCGGAAGGGTATCCGGAGGGAAAGACCAATAAAGAGGCATGTGCAAAATACAGCGCCGCACTGAGCCGGAAGGCCATCTCGCCCTGCGGCATCTGTATCAAGGTCTGCCCGATCGGATCAGACCGTATCCTGTACGGGAGGGAGGATACAGGAATCTATAGGAAAGAGGGGGGAGATCCCACCCTGCAGAGAGCCTGGGAGCATATCAGGCGGCACGGATCCCTTTAA
- a CDS encoding KaiC domain-containing protein, with protein MLGGGLIHHSVSALIGTYGTGKTTFAISFIFEGLAKGETCVFISLDERAEMIVESIRRRGYDIDTYLDKTFFLIKLDPTDFTLAINSIKNDIPALIRETKASRVVIDPISLFEGLLPDEATRRLEMFRFVEMMRDENCTLVLTSETDTQIPYASKYGLVEYLVDCVVLLRYVRASDLSGTHLAVEVVKMRRSQHSREIKPYEIQPDDVVVYSEASVF; from the coding sequence ATGCTTGGCGGCGGCCTGATTCATCACTCGGTGTCAGCACTTATCGGGACCTATGGTACAGGGAAGACCACCTTTGCGATCAGCTTCATCTTTGAAGGGCTTGCAAAGGGGGAGACCTGTGTCTTCATCAGTCTTGATGAACGGGCAGAGATGATCGTTGAGAGTATCAGGCGGCGGGGCTACGATATCGATACCTACCTGGATAAGACCTTCTTCCTGATAAAACTGGATCCAACCGATTTCACGCTTGCCATCAACAGCATTAAAAATGATATCCCTGCCCTTATCAGGGAGACGAAGGCATCACGGGTCGTCATCGATCCAATCTCCCTCTTTGAGGGTCTCCTCCCGGATGAGGCGACCCGGCGGCTTGAGATGTTCAGGTTCGTTGAGATGATGCGTGATGAGAACTGCACCCTGGTGCTGACGAGCGAGACCGATACACAGATCCCCTATGCAAGTAAGTACGGGCTGGTTGAGTACCTCGTCGACTGCGTCGTCCTGCTCCGGTATGTCCGGGCGAGCGATCTCTCCGGAACCCATCTCGCGGTTGAGGTGGTGAAGATGCGGCGGTCCCAGCACTCACGGGAGATCAAGCCGTATGAGATCCAGCCAGACGATGTTGTCGTCTACTCTGAGGCGAGCGTCTTTTAA
- a CDS encoding RAD55 family ATPase, which produces MFEDTVSRMPTGIASLDPVLNGGVIPGSLVLLLSDIGAGSAEFAYTSLITHSRMGSTPSSGYAVPEEIRYISITRTKEDIIREITSSFKRDITTGITDRVLFSDLSGGYFDRSIVPATWYDSQEGIVARMQRRKAETDSLLSDLIAELGAGKKNSLVVIDSLTDLAGLHNEPVRWKNLVAFLHGLQRVAKAWNTTIFLHLARGIVDPSRELEICDAADAVILFQWEESSAQRRQRIMYFLKFRGVMPYLEERDLVKFAVKISDATGFEVANIRMVI; this is translated from the coding sequence ATGTTTGAAGATACAGTTAGCCGGATGCCGACCGGGATCGCCTCTCTTGACCCGGTATTAAACGGAGGCGTGATACCGGGGTCACTCGTCCTCCTCCTCTCTGATATTGGTGCTGGAAGTGCCGAATTTGCCTACACCTCACTCATCACCCATTCCAGGATGGGGAGCACCCCGTCTTCCGGATATGCCGTTCCCGAGGAGATCCGTTATATCAGTATCACCCGGACGAAAGAGGATATCATCAGGGAGATCACCAGCTCGTTTAAGCGTGATATCACAACCGGGATCACCGACCGGGTTCTCTTCTCCGATCTCTCAGGCGGATATTTTGACAGAAGTATCGTCCCCGCAACCTGGTACGACAGTCAGGAGGGCATTGTTGCACGGATGCAGCGGAGGAAGGCAGAGACTGACAGCCTCTTATCTGATCTCATCGCCGAACTCGGTGCAGGGAAGAAGAACAGCCTTGTCGTCATCGACTCCCTCACCGATCTTGCGGGTCTCCATAACGAGCCGGTCCGGTGGAAGAACCTGGTCGCATTTCTTCATGGTCTCCAGAGGGTTGCAAAGGCATGGAATACAACGATCTTCCTTCATCTTGCACGTGGTATCGTTGATCCCTCCCGGGAGCTTGAGATCTGTGATGCCGCCGATGCCGTCATCCTCTTCCAGTGGGAGGAGAGCTCGGCACAGCGGCGGCAGAGAATTATGTATTTTTTGAAGTTCCGTGGAGTGATGCCGTATCTTGAAGAGCGGGATCTTGTGAAATTTGCGGTAAAAATCAGCGATGCCACCGGTTTTGAGGTGGCGAATATCAGGATGGTGATCTGA
- a CDS encoding type II/IV secretion system ATPase subunit has product MRADPVDAAPPRSEGPQRRSLLGIFRRERETLSVPEYSYETVGPLVSAVLKENEEEVDTYWIEPGLSLVSITYNRETRLKEYHLFEPVLTPYEYELLERLYEDLRDILILTDVEIRENPSIILFRKTEELLHQYGLTLEPETMYRIRYYLKRNFLGWSRIEPLMKDLDIEDISCDGHDIPLFLYHRTHRNIRTNIMFPERQLNSLAITLAQRSGKHISIGNPILDATLPDGSRLQLTLGTEVTSRGSSFTIRKFRPEPFTPVELMERGTFTVDQLVYFWLAIENNKSLLYIGGTASGKTSSLNAMSLFIPPLAKVVSIEDTREIMLYRENWIASVTRESVSSEGSRSINMFDLLKAAMRQRPEYIIVGEVRGPEAQTLFQAMNTGHTTYSTMHAGGVDATIHRLESEPLNVPRNMLQALNIISVQALIFRGTERVRRCQEIVEITGIEPNSGNVLLNNVFEYDPVSDQMKYSQRSHVYSAIAANRGWSREELSAEVERRRQVITAMHEQGITDFKSVSEIFSIFAITPDLILAEIGDLKQVLS; this is encoded by the coding sequence ATGCGCGCCGATCCGGTTGATGCCGCCCCCCCGCGTTCCGAAGGTCCACAGAGGCGATCACTCCTTGGGATCTTCAGACGGGAAAGGGAGACGCTCTCGGTTCCCGAATATTCATATGAGACCGTCGGGCCACTTGTATCTGCCGTTCTGAAGGAGAATGAGGAGGAGGTTGATACCTACTGGATAGAGCCCGGACTCTCCCTCGTCTCAATCACCTACAACAGGGAGACGAGGCTGAAAGAGTACCATCTCTTCGAGCCGGTCCTGACTCCATATGAATATGAGCTGCTCGAACGGCTTTATGAGGATCTCCGTGACATCCTCATCCTGACAGATGTGGAGATCCGTGAAAATCCCTCCATCATCCTCTTCAGAAAGACCGAGGAACTCCTTCACCAGTATGGCCTGACCCTTGAACCGGAGACGATGTACAGGATACGGTACTATCTGAAGAGGAACTTCCTTGGCTGGTCACGGATTGAGCCCCTGATGAAGGATCTCGATATCGAGGATATCTCCTGTGACGGTCATGATATCCCGCTCTTCCTCTACCATCGTACCCACCGGAACATCAGAACAAATATCATGTTTCCGGAACGGCAGTTGAATTCACTCGCAATCACCCTCGCCCAGCGCTCAGGCAAGCACATCTCAATCGGAAACCCGATCCTCGATGCGACCCTCCCGGACGGCTCCCGCCTCCAGCTGACACTTGGGACCGAGGTGACGAGCCGGGGCTCCTCATTCACCATCAGGAAGTTCAGACCCGAGCCGTTCACCCCGGTCGAACTGATGGAGAGGGGCACCTTCACCGTCGATCAGCTCGTCTACTTCTGGCTTGCCATCGAGAACAACAAGAGCCTCCTGTATATCGGAGGAACCGCATCCGGGAAGACCTCGTCATTGAATGCGATGTCTCTCTTCATCCCGCCGCTTGCAAAGGTCGTCTCGATCGAGGATACCCGTGAGATTATGCTTTACCGGGAGAACTGGATCGCAAGCGTCACTCGCGAATCGGTCTCATCCGAGGGGAGCAGAAGCATCAATATGTTCGACCTCCTCAAGGCGGCGATGCGGCAGCGGCCGGAATATATCATCGTTGGCGAGGTCCGGGGACCTGAGGCGCAGACCCTCTTCCAGGCGATGAATACCGGCCACACCACCTACTCGACGATGCATGCAGGCGGTGTCGATGCAACGATTCACCGTCTCGAATCCGAGCCCCTGAATGTTCCACGAAACATGCTCCAGGCATTGAACATCATCTCGGTCCAGGCACTCATCTTCCGGGGAACCGAACGGGTCAGGAGATGTCAGGAGATCGTTGAGATCACAGGGATTGAACCAAATTCAGGGAATGTCCTCCTCAACAACGTCTTTGAGTACGATCCCGTCTCTGATCAGATGAAATATTCCCAAAGATCGCATGTTTACTCCGCCATCGCCGCAAACAGGGGATGGAGCAGGGAAGAACTCTCTGCCGAGGTGGAACGGAGAAGGCAGGTGATCACCGCGATGCATGAGCAGGGGATAACTGACTTCAAATCGGTCTCGGAGATCTTCTCAATATTTGCGATCACCCCCGATCTGATCCTCGCCGAGATTGGTGATCTCAAGCAGGTCCTCTCATGA